A section of the Xiphias gladius isolate SHS-SW01 ecotype Sanya breed wild chromosome 10, ASM1685928v1, whole genome shotgun sequence genome encodes:
- the theg gene encoding theg spermatid protein isoform X1 codes for MATRMHMLSQPKPNRLRHPDRRSVYWLDELPRERTGSTTKIELTPRWLELCRSKKLYSPVTYLYLFPCPLLFMLSFPLFRFSFLSSHLHPTLPASFPLPRLSPIWEVGEWALRAVPSKQLCNLAQPRVPAAGWQPDRTLLAPLSRATQTAVATSRICQLAQPKRRQVREDSGHKSKPVPVNHLPCKASAHLELLSTPKHDHPKFEGERSVCWPVSRAARSHVASQRLLELSGPKERKALLEGYDPYVVSRAARSASPSPRIQQLCLPLPRKCCSK; via the exons ATGGCAACCCGGATGCATATGCTTTCTCAGCCCAAACCCAATCGACTGAGACATCCGGACCG tCGTTCTGTTTACTGGCTGGATGAGCTGCCTCGTGAGAGGACTGGATCCACCACCAAAATTG agTTAACCCCTCGCTGGCTGGAGCTCTGTAGAAGTAAAAAGCTCTACTCTCCAGTAAC TTACCTTTACCTCTTTCCATGTCCTCTCTTGTTTATGCTCTCCTTTCCCCTCTTCcgcttctctttcctttcttctcatcTACACCCCACTCTGCCCGCCTCTTTTCCCCTTCCCAGACTTTCTCCCATTTGGGAGGTGGGTGAATGGGCTCTCAGAGCCGTTCCATCCAAGCAGCTGTGTAACCTGGCTCAACCGCGGGTTCCTGCAGCTGGCTGGCAGCCAGACCGCACACTGCTGGCCCCT TTGAGCAGAGCGACACAGACGGCAGTCGCCACCTCACGGATTTGCCAGCTTGCCCAGCCAAAGAGAAGGCAGGTTCGTGAGGACTCTGGTCACAAATCAAAGCCTGTGCCCGTGAACCACTTGCCATGCAAAGCATCGGCACACTTGGAGCTTCTGTCCA CCCCTAAGCATGACCACCCCAAGTTTGAAGGAGAGCGCTCGGTGTGCTGGCCCGTCTCCCGAGCAGCCAGAAGCCACGTAGCCAGCCAGAGACTTCTTGAGCTGTCCGGTCCTAAAGAGAGGAAGGCTCTGTTGGAGGGATATGATCCATATGTCGTTAGTCGGGCAGCACGCTCTGCCAGCCCCTCGCCCCGGATACAACAACTCTGTTTGCCTCTGCCTCGCAAATGTTGCTCAAAGTAG
- the theg gene encoding theg spermatid protein isoform X2 has translation MATRMHMLSQPKPNRLRHPDRRSVYWLDELPRERTGSTTKIELTPRWLELCRSKKLYSPVTLSPIWEVGEWALRAVPSKQLCNLAQPRVPAAGWQPDRTLLAPLSRATQTAVATSRICQLAQPKRRQVREDSGHKSKPVPVNHLPCKASAHLELLSTPKHDHPKFEGERSVCWPVSRAARSHVASQRLLELSGPKERKALLEGYDPYVVSRAARSASPSPRIQQLCLPLPRKCCSK, from the exons ATGGCAACCCGGATGCATATGCTTTCTCAGCCCAAACCCAATCGACTGAGACATCCGGACCG tCGTTCTGTTTACTGGCTGGATGAGCTGCCTCGTGAGAGGACTGGATCCACCACCAAAATTG agTTAACCCCTCGCTGGCTGGAGCTCTGTAGAAGTAAAAAGCTCTACTCTCCAGTAAC ACTTTCTCCCATTTGGGAGGTGGGTGAATGGGCTCTCAGAGCCGTTCCATCCAAGCAGCTGTGTAACCTGGCTCAACCGCGGGTTCCTGCAGCTGGCTGGCAGCCAGACCGCACACTGCTGGCCCCT TTGAGCAGAGCGACACAGACGGCAGTCGCCACCTCACGGATTTGCCAGCTTGCCCAGCCAAAGAGAAGGCAGGTTCGTGAGGACTCTGGTCACAAATCAAAGCCTGTGCCCGTGAACCACTTGCCATGCAAAGCATCGGCACACTTGGAGCTTCTGTCCA CCCCTAAGCATGACCACCCCAAGTTTGAAGGAGAGCGCTCGGTGTGCTGGCCCGTCTCCCGAGCAGCCAGAAGCCACGTAGCCAGCCAGAGACTTCTTGAGCTGTCCGGTCCTAAAGAGAGGAAGGCTCTGTTGGAGGGATATGATCCATATGTCGTTAGTCGGGCAGCACGCTCTGCCAGCCCCTCGCCCCGGATACAACAACTCTGTTTGCCTCTGCCTCGCAAATGTTGCTCAAAGTAG
- the theg gene encoding theg spermatid protein isoform X3, producing MATRMHMLSQPKPNRLRHPDRRSVYWLDELPRERTGSTTKIELTPRWLELCRSKKLYSPVTYLYLFPCPLLFMLSFPLFRFSFLSSHLHPTLPASFPLPRLSPIWEVGEWALRAVPSKQLCNLAQPRVPAAGWQPDRTLLAPLSRATQTAVATSRICQLAQPKRRQVREDSGHKSKPVPVNHLPCKASAHLELLSSNP from the exons ATGGCAACCCGGATGCATATGCTTTCTCAGCCCAAACCCAATCGACTGAGACATCCGGACCG tCGTTCTGTTTACTGGCTGGATGAGCTGCCTCGTGAGAGGACTGGATCCACCACCAAAATTG agTTAACCCCTCGCTGGCTGGAGCTCTGTAGAAGTAAAAAGCTCTACTCTCCAGTAAC TTACCTTTACCTCTTTCCATGTCCTCTCTTGTTTATGCTCTCCTTTCCCCTCTTCcgcttctctttcctttcttctcatcTACACCCCACTCTGCCCGCCTCTTTTCCCCTTCCCAGACTTTCTCCCATTTGGGAGGTGGGTGAATGGGCTCTCAGAGCCGTTCCATCCAAGCAGCTGTGTAACCTGGCTCAACCGCGGGTTCCTGCAGCTGGCTGGCAGCCAGACCGCACACTGCTGGCCCCT TTGAGCAGAGCGACACAGACGGCAGTCGCCACCTCACGGATTTGCCAGCTTGCCCAGCCAAAGAGAAGGCAGGTTCGTGAGGACTCTGGTCACAAATCAAAGCCTGTGCCCGTGAACCACTTGCCATGCAAAGCATCGGCACACTTGGAGCTTCTGTCCAGTAA CCCCTAA
- the LOC120795850 gene encoding SH2 domain-containing adapter protein F-like: MAKWLKDYLNLGSRRDPPQPPRPDYSESEILRAYRAQKELDFEDPYQHSDKEHQNGSLSSCSATVSLPSFPGFGSVLPNGVEVKVVSPKHRLIKVDSQEFGRCKVPLSPVTVQEEPVVPSAPAALDTDTDYSDPFDAHPDPRARPNWEPKPAPTDCCSYMEPFEAQRIISELQHSVMTNRSGSGDPVQLYDNPYEERTRHHHRAAPPAQQQTQRAEGGLGLVDSRESRLPQDDERPADEYDQPWEWKKDNISKALAVQFEGAEKERSRAQTEQTRLTKTGTTSTTADATTLRLVGDTPALLGERVDPSLPLERQVWYHGALSRSEAESLLTLCKESSYLVRNSQTCRSDYSLSLRSCKGFMHMKFTQSADGRYVLGENSPPFSTIPEVIHYYTTHKLPIRGAEHMSLLYPVIVQTL, encoded by the exons ATGGCAAAGTGGCTGAAGGACTACCTAAACTTAGGCAGCAGGCGTGACCCTCCACAGCCCCCGAGGCCAGATTACAGTGAAAGTGAGATTTTGAGGGCTTACAGAGCTCAGAAAGAGCTAGATTTCGAGGACCCATACCAACACTCTGATAAGGAGCACCAGAATGGCAGTTTGAGCTCCTGCAGCGCCACAGTGAGCCTTCCCTCTTTCCCTGGATTTGGTTCAGTGCTGCCTAATGGTGTGGAG GTGAAAGTGGTATCTCCCAAACACAGATTAATTAAAGTGGACTCTCAGGAGTTTGGCCGCTGTAAAGTCCCCTTGAGTCCCGTGACTGTTCAGGAAGAACCA GTGGTTCCCTCTGCCCCTGCAGCGCTGGACACTGACACAGACTACTCTGACCCATTTGATGCCCATCCAGACCCTAGAGCCAGACCAAACTGGGAGCCCAAACCTGCACCAACAGACTGCTGCAGCTACATGGAGCCATTCGAGGCCCAACGGATCATCTCAG aACTGCAGCACAGCGTGATGACTAACAGGTCTGGGAGTGGAGATCCTGTCCAGTTATATGATAACCCATATGAGGAGAGGACCCGTCACCACCACAGAGCTGCTCCACCAGCACAACAGCAAACTCAGAGGGCCGAGGGCGGGCTTGGCCTGGTAGACAGCAGGGAGAGCAGGCTCCCTCAGGATGATGAGAGGCCCGCTGATGAATACGACCAGCCCTGGGAGTGGAAGAAGGACAACATCTCTAAAGCCCTAGCAG TTCAGTTTGAAGGGGCAGAAAAGGAGCGCTCGCGAGCTCAGACAGAACAGACCAGGCTCACCAAGACAGGCACCACATCTACCACAGCAGATGCAACTACGCTCCGTTTGGTTGGTGACACTCCTGCTCTTCTGGGAGAGAGAGTAGATCCATCTCTGCCTCTGGAGAGACAAGT ATGGTACCATGGAGCCCTGAGCCGCTCGGAGGCAGAAAGTCTTCTGACTCTGTGCAAAGAGAGCTCTTACCTGGTGAGGAACAGCCAGACCTGCCGCAGCGACTACTCGCTCTCACTCAG GAGCTGCAAAGGCTTCATGCATATGAAGTTCACTCAGTCTGCAGATGGGCGTTATGTGCTCGGGGAGAACAGCCCTCCCTTCTCCACCATCCCCGAGGTCATCCATTACTACACTACACACAAGCTGCCTATCAGAGGCGCTGAACACATGTCCCTACTGTATCCTGTCATAGTGCAGACCCTCTGA
- the yju2 gene encoding splicing factor YJU2 — translation MSERKVLNKYYPPDFDPSKIPKLKLPKDRQYVVRLMAPFNMRCKTCGEYIYKGKKFNARKETVQNELYMGLPIFRFYIKCTRCLAEITFKTDPENTDYAMEHGATRNFQAEKLIEEEEKRIQQEREEEELNNPMKVLENRTKDSKMEMEVLENLQELKELNQRQAQVDFEGMIDQYRELERREREREKEDDERETKEMLERALVKRLRESDSDSEKEEGSSSSLSNQVKSSTDKPTDILTIDKPKERQGATAGGVKRAKMESWDRSVGTLGGKRPLGSLVVRKKPTAAVNKPSPVGGPAAPTSQTDSKASKTADSTNNSKPITTQNGSSSLSLLGAYSDSDSNGSD, via the exons ATGTCCGAAAGAAAAGTATTGAAT AAATACTACCCTCCGGATTTCGATCCGTCCAAAATCCCAAAGCTCAAACTCCCCAAAGATCGACAGTATGTGGTCAGATTGATGGCCCCATTCAATATGAG GTGTAAAACATGTGGCGAGTACATCTACAAGGGGAAGAAGTTCAATGCACGCAAAGAGACTGTCCAAAATGAGCTGTACATGGGACTGCCTATCTTCCGTTTCTACATCAAATGTACTCGGTGTCTTGCTGAGATTACGTTTAAG ACTGACCCAGAGAACACTGACTACGCAATGGAGCACGGTGCAACACGAAACTTCCAGGCAGAGAAGCTaattgaggaggaggagaagagaatccagcaggagagagaagaagaggaactgAACAACCCCATGAAG GTGTTGGAGAACCGCACAAAGGATTCCAAGATGGAGATGGAGGTTTTGGAGAACCTCCAGGAGCTGAAAGAGCTGAACCAGAGGCAGGCTCAGGTGGACTTCGAGGGGATGATCGACCAGTACCGAGAgttggagagaagagagagggaacgGGAGAAAGAAGACGATGAGCGAGAAACAAA GGAGATGTTGGAGCGCGCCCTTGTGAAAAGACTGAGAGAGTCTGACTCTGattcagagaaagaagaggggagCAGCAGCTCACTgtcaaatcaagtcaagtccagcacagacaaaccaacagacatcCTCACCATTGACAAACCCAAAGAGAGACAG GGAGCCACAGCTGGAGGAGTGAAGAGGGCCAAGATGGAGAGCTGGGACAGGAGTGTGGGGACACTGGGTGGTAAAAGACCACTAGGGTCCCTGGTGGTGCGAAAGAAGCCAACAGCAGCTGTCAACAAACCCAGTCCAGTGGGGGGCCCTGCTGCTCCCACTTCACAAACAG ATTCAAAGGCATCAAAGACGGCTGACTCCACAAATAATTCAAAGCCCATTACCACACAAAATGGGTCATCATCTCTCAGCCTGCTGGGGGCTTATTCAGACAGTGACAGCAATGGCAGCGACTGA
- the LOC120795747 gene encoding cocaine- and amphetamine-regulated transcript protein-like encodes MVSARALLLAATCCGAYLWLACAEESSLETRSLDFPLKTQQEKDLIDALQEVLEKLRSKEMPLEKKLGWLPSCDAGEPCAVRKGARIGTLCSCPRGTSCNFYVLKCL; translated from the exons ATGGTCAGCGCACGGGCTCTCCTCCTCGCGGCCACCTGCTGCGGCGCCTACCTGTGGCTCGCTTGTGCAGAGGAGTCCTCACTGGAGACGCGCTCGCTGGATTTCCCGCTGAAAACCCAACAGGAGAAAGACCTG ATTGATGCCTTGCAAGAAGTTCTGGAGAAGCTGAGGAGCAAAGAGATGCCTCTAGAGAAAAAGCTTGGCTGGCTGCCTTCG TGTGACGCAGGAGAGCCGTGCGCCGTGCGCAAAGGCGCGCGCATTGGCACGTTGTGCAGCTGCCCCCGGGGGACCTCCTGTAACTTCTATGTTCTCAAATGtttgtga
- the LOC120795472 gene encoding microtubule-associated protein 1S-like, with amino-acid sequence MASSRVLEREVQEEPRRAATANLDLCLRKYSLLIIIGRSADPRQTGHICSEIERGIRSWDIDLDSCNLSLYLQEFLSHHTASFKGAGLKCLRHSTKVLDTQVLISPSQEQVHSEVFALLSRESAHKLLILAGQSVEESGDLVFHRGLFSPHQLKQILTEQFISQESSVSSSKLNLTLSCPNIGEWRKTLLGNQPLQGPYTLHINPPEVLPAMEALGGFTSLVSATLCPPSTFELLPPPTTVGFLKLSRPCCYVFPAGRGDCAFFAVNGFTALVDGGSDTQACFWRLVRHLDRVDAVLLTHIGTENLPGVNAFLERKVAELVLSSDVKDDLSKRLISPELGVVFFNAPSRLQVEQQPCVDNVLKSTHQAALTIQLLKKLDIRPQPLFRPQGVTIEPLTLFQKMGVGQLDLYILNPGKNSQEYQALMQNWPDEESSASKSQTLPLTALASVSALLVWHPACPQEKVVRVLFPGVTPQAKLLQGLEKLKGLAFLQKSTVTTGDLERLGEDRKTKRTESQDSGRSQGKETTPKHGKERGVREEVKEVSVKEKGKGLNGVGARDADKTKIKEVGLKQKAALSEKNTSKKGGGKDGKKEKTDNKEENSVMKNDQVKKDGLLSKPKNENKTKLKKEAKNDSKTGAKKTRKTSGKETNDGKKAYVNTELPNNSTKPDAGTALQIPEPDCPATDQQNQKLEKEPEEKPCGSKTSTPEDITADFHRLREGTEREEAQVETADEGKQKSSESGNEKSLGGLSKETSNEAADTPGEEEAGGAGIMGGESGDNEVQDKTGTGEEAGVGMQKGSVDQPENATKPAKIVGFPSPLNTVSKNERTVQLDLTPTEYTLLDGALRHSPPSRSSPENQMPVSPDEETMEQASPDSRPNSAGHTPYCLSPDDVWCNRATLSRLQAQMGNVESTDVNQPNGSSRTSEGQLCQPKNTPESQTNPREKHLSFLSLGAFKDGSSDPSPSVATTTTTHSMPAEVSSPQSTEVDESLSMSFEQGPTSVSQREGEDSIHHSHSNGGHFVGMTLPMKKPPRASGQVSEMGRPPAPNTLHFEASPHDVDLCLVSPCEFKHFKPPDSSSGASEPSRGAFASHHHGNNNNNPKDMSPSESNAPVCTEDCPSTTADGALDSDEDESCSEPTNSPHLLCTSQALPPDPLPAPLRDSPPLPPHPDTSMPVPQSDLDAHGKRAKASSMHGKKTQGVIDGSQRSGSGKSRTGSQSGVTKGSTSSTRTPSSSNRSAPAKSSPSLGSKSASVGEVSVYVDLAYIPSGASSPTVNVDFFRCVRSSCYIISGDSPEREALMRHTLDALLDAKISWPDTMQVTVIPTFESVSMQEWYQQTLERQKELGITVLGSNSTVAMQDETFPACKIEF; translated from the exons ATGGCGTCCAGCCGGGTGCTGGAGAGGGAGGTCCAGGAGGAGCCGAGGCGCGCTGCCACCGCAAACCTCGACTTGTGCCTCCGCAAATACTCCCTGCTCATCATTATCGGGCGGAGCGCAGACCCCAGGCAGACTGGACACATCTGCAGCGAGATTGAACGAG GTATTCGGTCATGGGACATTGACTTAGACTCCTGTAACCTAAGCCTCTATCTCCAAGAATTCCTGTCCCATCACACGGCGTCATTCAAGGGTGCAG GGCTGAAGTGTCTGCGCCACAGTaccaaagtgttggacacaCAGGTGCTGATCAGTCCATCTCAGGAGCAGGTTCATTCAGAG GTGTTTGCTCTGCTGTCGAGGGAATCAGCTCATAAGCTGTTGATCTTGGCTGGCCAGAGCGTGGAGGAAAGCGGAGACCTGGTGTTTCACAGGGGACTGTTTTCGCCACACCAACTGAAACAAATACTAACAGAGCAG TTCATCAGTCAAGAGagctctgtctcctcctccaaGCTCAACCTGACCCTCAGCTGTCCCAACATCGGTGAGTGGAGGAAGACTCTCCTGGGGAACCAGCCTCTGCAGGGTCCTTACACGCTTCACATCAATCCCCCAGAAGTGCTGCCTGCCATGGAGGCCCTGGGGGGTTTCACCTCCCTCGTCTCTGCTACCCTTTGTCCTCCATCCACCTTCGAGCTCCTGCCTCCTCCCACCACTGTCGGTTTCCTCAAGCTGTCCCGTCCCTGCTGCTACGTGTTCCCTGCTGGCCGCGGTGACTGTGCCTTCTTTGCTGTTAATGGGTTCACGGCACTGGTGGATGGTGGCTCGGACACTCAGGCCTGTTTCTGGAGGCTGGTCCGTCATCTTGACCGTGTCGATGCAGTTTTGTTGACGCACATCGGGACAGAGAACCTTCCAGGGGTCAACGCCTTCCTGGAGAGGAAGGTGGCAGAGCTGGTGCTGAGCTCTGATGTCAAAG ACGACTTGTCTAAGAGGCTGATCTCCCCAGAGCTTGGAGTTGTGTTCTTTAACGCACCCAGCAGGTTGCAGGTGGAGCAACAGCCTT GTGTGGACAATGTACTGAAGAGCACGCATCAGGCGGCCCTAACCATACAGTTATTAAAGAAGTTAGACATCAGACCACAACCATTGTTTCGACCGCAAGGAGTCACCATTGAGCCTCTCACCCTGTTCCAGAAAATGGGAGTGGGACAGCTGGATTTATACATCCTCAATCCCGGCAAAAACAGCCAGGAGTACCAGGCACTCATGCAAAACTGGCCTGATGAAGAGTCATCAGCATCCAAATCCCAAACTCTCCCTCTTACTGCCCTGGCCTCTGTGTCTGCCCTGCTTGTGTGGCATCCAGCGTGCCCTCAAGAGAAGGTGGTCAGGGTGCTGTTCCCTGGTGTTACCCCACAGGCGAAGCTGCTGCAGGGGCTAGAGAAGCTGAAGGGCCTGGCCTTCCTCCAAAAATCCACGGTGACAACCGGTGACCTGGAGAGGCTGGGGGAAGACAGGAAGACCAAGAGGACAGAGAGTCAGGATAGTGGCAGGTCACAAGGGAAGGAAACAACACCTAAACatgggaaagaaagaggggtTAGAGAGGAGGTCAAAGAGGTATCAgtgaaggaaaagggaaaaggatTAAATGGAGTTGGTGCAAGAGATGCtgataaaaccaaaatcaaagAGGTGGGTTTAAAGCAAAAAGCAGCATTGTCAGAGAAGAATACATcaaagaagggaggagggaaggatggGAAAAAGGAGAAGACTGACAATAAAGAGGAGAACAGTGTTATGAAGAATGATCAGGTGAAAAAAGATGGTCTCCTTTCCAAAccaaagaatgaaaataaaactaagcTAAAGAAGGAAGCAAAAAATGACTCTAAAACAGGGGcgaagaaaacaagaaaaacatcaggaaaGGAGACAAATGATGGCAAGAAGGCCTATGTAAACACTGAATTGCCAAATAACTCAACAAAACCCGATGCTGGGACTGCGTTACAAATCCCAGAGCCAGACTGCCCTGCTACAGACCAGCAGAATCAAAAATTGGAGAAAGAACCCGAAGAGAAGCCCTGTGGCTCCAAGACGTCTACCCCTGAGGATATTACAGCTGATTTTCACAGGCTGCGGGAGGGAACTGAACGAGAAGAGGCACAGGTGGAAACAGCAGatgaaggaaaacagaaaagcagtgagtcaggaaatgaaaagagccTTGGAGGTCTGAGCAAAGAGACAAGTAATGAAGCTGCCGATACACCAGGGGAAGAAGAAGCAGGTGGCGCAGGGATAATGGGAGGAGAGAGTGGTGATAATGAAGTGCAAGATAAGACTGGGACTGGAGAGGAAGCCGGTGTAGGCATGCAGAAAGGGTCTGTGGACCAGCCTGAAAATGCTACCAAACCAGCAAAGATTGTGGGATTTCCATCTCCCTTGAACACGGTGTCAAAGAACGAGCGCACAGTCCAGCTAGACTTAACCCCGACTGAGTACACTCTCCTAGACGGGGCTTTGAGACACAGCCCTCCCTCAAGATCCTCTCCAGAGAACCAGATGCCTGTCAGCCCTGACGAGGAGACCATGGAGCAGGCCTCCCCTGACTCACGGCCCAACAGTGCAGGCCACACTCCTTACTGTCTTTCCCCAGATGATGTGTGGTGTAACAGGGCCACTCTTAGCCGGTTACAGGCCCAGATGGGTAACGTAGAGTCCACTGATGTCAACCAGCCAAATGGGTCATCCAGAACAAGTGAGGGGCAGCTATGCCAGCCCAAAAACACTCCAGAGAGCCAAACAAATCCCAGGGAGAAGCATCTAAGTTTCCTTTCTTTGGGTGCATTTAAAGACGGCTCTTCAGACCCTTCTCCCTCTGTGGCAACCACTACCACTACACACTCCATGCCAGCAGAGGTGAGCTCACCTCAGTCCACAGAAGTAGATGAATCGCTGTCCATGTCCTTTGAGCAGGGACCAACCAGTGTGAgccagagagagggggaagacaGCATTCATCACTCCCACTCCAACGGAGGCCATTTTGTGGGGATGACTTTACCGATGAAGAAGCCTCCCAGAGCTTCAGGTCAAGTTTCAGAGATGGGGCGACCTCCAGCTCCTAACACACTTCATTTTGAGGCGTCACCTCATGATGTGGATCTTTGTCTGGTTTCTCCTTGTGAGTTCAAACATTTCAAACCCCCTGACTCCAGCTCAGGTGCCAGTGAACCCTCCAGAGGAGCCTTTGCCTCACATCATCACggcaacaacaataacaacccCAAGGACATGTCACCCAGTGAATCAAACGCCCCTGTTTGTACAGAAGACTGCCCGTCCACCACAGCAGATGGAGCTCTGGACTCAGATGAGGATGAGTCATGTAGTGAGCCAACTAACTCCCCCCACCTCCTCTGCACCAGTCAGGCTTTGCCCCCAGACCCTCTTCCAGCCCCTCTCAGGGACAGTCCGCCTCTTCCCCCACATCCTGACACCTCCATGCCTGTTCCTCAGTCTGACTTGGATGCCCACGGGAAGAGAGCTAAAGCCAGCAGCATGCATGGGAAAAAAACGCAAGGG GTTATTGATGGCTCCCAAAGATCAGGCTCAGGGAAAAGCAGGACAGGGAGCCAAAGTGGAGTCACAAAAGGGAGTACCTCTTCAACTCGTACGCCTTCCTCCAGCAACCGCTCAGCACCAGCAAAGTCCTCACCCAGTCTAG GCTCTAAGTCTGCCTCTGTTGGGGAAGTCAGTGTGTACGTGGACCTGGCCTATATCCCCTCCGGAGCCTCCTCTCCAACAGTCAATGTGGACTTCTTCAGGTGTGTTCGCTCCTCCTGCTACATCATCAGTGGCGACAGTCCGGAGAGGGAGGCGCTAATGAGGCACACACTGGACGCTCTACTGGATGCAAAGATATCCTGGCCTGACACTATGCAg GTAACAGTGATCCCTACCTTTGAGTCAGTGTCGATGCAAGAGTGGTACCAGCAGACCCTGGAAAGACAGAAGGAGCTGGGCATCACCGTCCTTGGATCCAACAGCACTGTCGCCATGCAGGACGAGACCTTTCCTGCCTGCAAGATAGAGTTCTGA